The genomic window caataatgaaaataataataataacaataatgatccTTCGGTCACAGTAACCCGGCACGACAACGGTGATCCTTATTCCTTGCCgcaatgacaaaataaaatacaaacaataatgcGTTACCACATTggcaacaaaataaaacataaacttgcttcaataacaaacaaaaaaaaaaaatgaaaaacaatgaCAAGTCATACACGTCTATATCATGTTACagaaaaacgaataataataataagaaaaaggAAAGACTCTTGGTCGCGTAAtcacaatgaaaataataaaacaaagacAATGCAACAAcaacgataacaataataataaaataaaataaaataatttacatacaggtaattataaatcacACACACAACGGACGGAGAAGAGGGATAAAGATAAAGACGGGTCGCCGCCACCGTGTTTTcagcatatatataataataataataataataataataataataataactagaaATAATTACCTCGACAACATTATCTTTTGACGTCTGCAGGTTAATgaaatgtgttaaaatatgaaaatattgagaAATGTATCTCCACCCAGTTTTcatgaaacttttttttattgaacgaataatgtttttattacctacGTATACATGAAATACATGTAACTAATATAGAAGTGGCTAAGTGTCGTGAAGGTGCTCAGGTGTCTGTGGCTATGGTACATCTGCtgttgctggtcttcgggctccaTTATATGTGGTGCGACTCTAGTTTACATCGACCCGTAGCTTCCTGTGTGAAACAGGTATCCTTatagttgttgttgcaaatgaGTAACCGCATTCGATAATGTGCAATAATActacagtataattattataatattaagatacaTTGTCGAAGACTAAGTGGCCTTACTTATAGATGCATTCTTATTGCAATATAACGATTGGTGCACAGCACTTACTATTCCGAAACGTAGCATAGTCACTACTCACTAGTAGCATATGCAGCTCCGTCGACACGATAGGCATGGTCATACCTAGGTACTAACCTAGCCTTGATATCTCGTAGAGTCGTAGCCCATAACAGTGAACATATTTTCAGCATATTATGAGGATcttttggaaattttaaaattatgttaaaataattaaattacaaaaaataataaaacaactagGTGTAGGATTTGAAGCTTATCATTGATCAAGGCCGCAAATGGAAATTAATTTCGTGGAAGGGGGGGGGGTTAAGCTAAAAAAACTGTgttctaattttattgtaatattttatatgtaatttaatacagtataaaattcatttcaaAATGTCGTGAGGGGGTTGAACCTCCAAACTCCCCCAGGTACAGCTTTGTCATTGATTAAATACCTGTGAAACGAGATATCAGTTATTTTAGCCCTTTTGGTTTTGcttgaatataaattgtagtaaTTGTACGTCACATTAGCATAATTGCAAACACCTTTATTACtcatggttattatttatacaagtgTTGTGTACAGTAGACCAGGGGTCTCTAATCTACGGCCTGCGGGCCGGATTCGGCCCGCCAAGctaattaatgttttgaagtataaaacaaattttgaattataaaataaaaaattatataaataaacatacattttttaaataaatcttatctatatttatttatttttcaatttcctaACCTatctattcaatttttttttttagacaacacatttctaaaaattttggCCCGCGATACCAAAGCATATATCAAATTTGGCCCACCGTAAACAAAGGTTGGAGACCCCTACGGTAGACGGTAGTTCGGTTTGATCCTATACTGTCCGTTAGTTTATTCTGGTTAAGAGGATGTCAGcgcaatatattttgttttctccCTTTGACCCTCGCACAACATGCATAAAACTTTTTCAcctaaaatcgttttttttatgattttgaataatgttaGAGTAAAATCacctattacaaaaattatagaggatattttttttgagagTATGACatcggttttatattttattgttacctatttgattttgtattcgactttcaaaataaaaaaaaaatgttgtaaatttaaatgatggtgaaattgttttaagaCAATATTTAGACAAATTGATATGTCAtaccctcaaaaatattattctctatcATTTATGTAATGGGTGATTTTACTCTGAGATtactaaaatcataaaaaaaaatgattctgcaGGTAAATGCGTTTTGTGTAAGCATGGGTCAGagaaagaaaacaaatagtgCGCCGACATCATCTTAAATTCCGGATTTTACgacgttttaattatttctgagTTCGCACTTTAGGAATACTTCAAGCACAAAagtctgtatatttttaaatcaagaaATGTTCGTCTAAAGACCGTGCTACAGACCAAGCGGTTCTTAACCATAAGGACGTCAATAATGTTAATTGGGTcggcaaaaattaataaattaagagtacctaatagttatttttattcctcTATTAAACATTATCCCAACAAAAACACTACGCCAAACTCCGTGTAAAAAAACGCtcagtaggtataaaaaaaatccacctCAAAAAGTTGTGATATCATTTTATAGctatgtatttaaactatataggaatagatatattattataatttatgttaaaattcattGCTTATAGATTGAACTTAGCTGgtgacattatttaaaactcatgAGAATTCATTTCGTATTGAGTATACATGTTATCTTTGAAAATGAGTGATACTAattaagtgttataattttaaagtcacCAGCTAAGTTCAATTTATAAGCaatgaattttaacataaattataataatatatctattcctatatagtttaaatacatagCTATAAAATGATATCACAACTTTTTGAGgtggattttttttacctactgAGCGTTTTTTTACACGGAGTTTGGCGTAGTGTTTTGTTGGGAtatcactaattttttttatgttttattattattattattattattgttgttgttgttgtaatcattatattaaatattataatgtcatatatgtattagtatatatcaaacatttaagttttaattatttttttcctgaaAACACCGCCACCGCAAGCGCTGTGACAAGCACGCGCGTACGgtaagtgtgtgtgtgagcTCCTCAGTGGGCGGGGAACTTCATGCGGGCCGCAGGGAATATTATCgaataacattttctttttttgccataaaaattcataatatatttggctATAACTCCATTTATAATGTTCAGATCGGATTAAAAAGTGCAGCATGCACTTCTACGGAACATTTCCAATAAGATTGGTGCATTGtcaaactaaattattgtacaagaAATTAGGTATGCATtgtcaactattttttttcgtgattTCAGATACTTCCTGTAATTATACCCGGCAGTTGTCGCGCGTTGTGATTGCCGATGCGTTCATTTTaaggcgtttttttttttatacttagcgCGACCCTGCCGGGTCGTTGGATTTACAAAAAGATCCCATGAAAAAATTGGTAAATTTCTTAGGTCGCCACTATGCAAAGGTAGAAAACCGCTGcaatatagactatagaatataataatatcacagaatagattataaccacagatatataaaaatattttatatatatatatttatttatttagtatttttatatatctgtggAATAGGGAGTTGTCtatctagtatttttatatatctgtgaTTATAACCAAGATTGTTATCACCACAGTCTATTTGCGTGATATCAGTGATATCGTGGTTCGTGATTAACATTATTCAATTTGGAAATATTTCGCGGCGAATCACTTCCAATTCTTTTCCAAATTTcgtggttttaaattttaatattaaacataaataggtacttgattttttttaaattttttatatttactgttgATTTTTGTTCTTGTTACAATTCATTATTCTTGAGAAAgttaacaagtataatatcgataatgcatttattataatgcaaataAGTACATGATTGGagtgcatattattttctctacGCGATTATACAATGGACCTAATTCAGCGGTATAGTGGCGACAGCGACAGCGATCATGAGTAATCTATTACTTTATTGTcacagattaaattaaatatattaaattattttatatttaatttaatctgtgatataaatatgtaattaaactcaatattttattatcatattatattgtgtgtgtgaCTTCAACGTCATAGATCATAAGTTTGGTCAACAGCTATAATTCCTGAATATTGaagatttttgttgttatttttaccttAGTGAATCCAAACCAAAAATGTTACCGGTACCTGAAGCTATTGCTACAATGTTTGATGGCAGACTATATCATCCAAAGCCAAATGATCAACCCAATTCTCACCAAGGACGATCTCGATTGTTCGAACACGAGCGTGGTAATTGGGCCACTTATGTATATGTACCATGTGAGtctgtaattttatttcttatctcTACTGTTAAGTAAttcattactaatattaataatatatatatatatattttaaggtcCAGACATggatttaatagaaataattcaaGAAAAATTGACTGAATGTGGTCTAGAAATTATTGAACATCCCCATATCAGTCTTACAAAAACAGTTGTACTACAGTATCATTGGATACAACGTTTTATCAATgatgtaaaatctaaattgtcGACAATTCTAAGGTTTTTATTTCTCTGCTCtccaatataaaacataagcaCATTtaacctaaattatatttgaaataattgtttctaGATTTACAGTCACTTTTGGAAACTTAGAGGTTTTCTGTAATGAAAATTGTAGTAGAACATTTGTTGGTTTTCTTGTAGAACCTGCAGAAATCTTATCTCAATGTGTTGATCAACTAGACAAAGTCTTGTccgattataatttacagaaaTACTATGAAgtgagtatattatagaaaataattaataccttatTGTAATTACAGTACATCAGCCAAAATAAGAGATATACCTACTGATAATCcagtgattttaatttttatagttttttataattcagaagttcttttttttttttttttttttaatatctatttaagtTATTGAAGGTTATTTGCTACTAAGttaccaattttttaaaattaatacttgtattgatttttattttatactcactCAGTAGGTAAGTGAccaattttctttttctcaTTTTCACTacttagtaattaattttattcatttattttataaatattttttgaaatttaattgtttacctgactatctatataattaatattattattatacaatttatttctaacTAAACAATATACAGTATCATtacattacttaaaaaatacatatacattttaataaatataatgactattgactacttttatttttatttaattatgaaactgttaatttttgttctaGGATCCAAAATTTCATTTGAGTGTTGCTTGGTGTTTGGGTGATCAGTCTAGTCAGctgaaaactaaattaaaatcattagaaTTAGAAATTGGCACTTGTTGTAGCTTTAAAGTTGACAAACTGATGTGTAAAactggtaataaaaaatataattttgatctagtttaattatatattgaatgagcttgaaaaaaatattttacatgttaatatattgtttattgtttaatatataaggttacatagtacatacacttctatttttatttacaccaTTTCCTTAACAATAATCACGAATAAATTTCCAGCTTATCTGaatcatatcatttttttgaatttgcaATACACAACAAAATAGttctattaaatacattttttgtgattattttttattaaatataggttctcataatatgtttaattaatgccATAGtttaactataggtattatgtataaataatatttttaaatattctaataatgtatacctggggataaaatttaatttctattggagtcctaaagattaaaataataaataaattttaccgaGCCGTATTACCAGTTAGGCTGTATAGGCTAAAACCTAGGGCGGCAAATTTTAATGGTCGAAACGAAATAGCAAATTTTACCTATGCAAGTtagatgtaaatttattttagcctATAGGCAGCAAAACCCTATAAGTACAGGGCCGGAgtacttatgtatataccATATGTTTTTCTCTTATGGATAATTAAGACGTGTCTTGTAATGGGCTGCCGCATTAGTACCAAAAAgtagatttgtttttatattgagGACTTTAAGTCttctatgaataataaagatgaaataatttgttacaaatagaaaaaatatataccagcTAAATTTGAGAGGACTTCACTCATCCTTCCTAACTAAAGATCATAATCTAAGAAAGATCCTTTGCAGTGACTTGAACCATATTGTGTGGAACATAAAgaagatttttcaaaataaaccaGATCTTATGAACCACTATTAGGACAACTTGAGTAAAGTAAAAACCTGCAAAGgcatatcaaaaatatgtacaacttATATTTAACAGTATCTTTACATTAGGGTCAGAGAACCTATAATGATCTTTTGAAATGGTActacagatataataataataataataaagaaattacggttaaaagatatattaagatttttagtATAACATCTTAgagtgacaataataattaaaattataacattaaattaataggttTAAAAAGTAAGACAACGTTATATTCAGGGAATATCAGAACAGTGAATAAAAATGGCTGAATGTTGAACCTACTAGAAACACATTGGTTAATTTGTGACAAAAATCACTACATAAGCATAATCTAGTGGCTgatgtattttaacaaaatttgtttttaattacattttttcggTTTTAAGGCCAACCAAATAGTATAGATTATGTAAGAGGTATAGAAGGAAATAGACAATTTTGAAAAGAATTACACTGgacattttttcagaaaagaaaagaaacatatataatataaataggtataagaatataataatgtggaacagatattatttataacattatattatttgcaaaGTAAAAATAGTGTTATAGAGGAAAgaagttaattttatcaatttatattatatgcactaacaaccgtttttttttattaattaatattgtaaattcaaagataaaaatgatcaataatattagaataataacattttaataattttatattagataacaaatttttttataatattgttttcaagtAATGAGAGGTAATTGTAAATGACATGTGTCatagaataaaacattttgtaaagaTTTCTGTCTAGTAGACataaacactttttttgtattgagAAGTAATAGGCTACTGAATTTCCACCAATTTCtaagaattatatattaagagGAAGTACATTGTTTCACAATAGCTGTGAATCCTTAGGGGTTTCTAACAAaacttaatgtattaaatatgtaaatataagtttaattgttatgacttatgaacCAAGTTTTACATAgaatatgtaaaaaacaagatgttataaacatatagTTTCCACAGTTGCACCTTCGTAAACaactaaatttagaaaaacacATTAACAGACCATGACTAAGTCTTGGATCTTAACTCTAAAAGAAAAGAAGCAAGAATAGCACATATAAGGAAACTGCTAGGGTAGTACAGCACAGGCAGATTTACCAGAGCTGTAGAGTACAAAGCACATATCACACACTATCATATGCTCCTCAgcttctatatttaaaattaaactaataaagtaCTGTTTTAAAAGTATCATTGACTTTACACTTACTTTAAACCAACTACTGAAACTAAAGAAAGTAGACATGCCACAGTGTTGTAAATACACACTAAAAATCTATAGGTAGTGTTGTAGCCTAAActtaactttgaaaaaataaaaaatatgtaattgatCACCCTACAAACTCCATTACAATGAtaacagtaatttttatttgttgtgtCTAACACCATTGACAATagtgtatgtattattgaaaGTGAAATCTAAATTATAGAGTAATAttactctataatataaatatataaaacattataaactatagataacagtatatttaattaatttattttatatttataataaatttattattaataaaatcaaaatgtctatatgttatataatatgctacaaACCATTATTTTCACTCACCACTCAGTGCATAAAATTGTGCAGAATTATTTCAAGTCTTTTTCTCTGAtgctaaatattttctttaattatcttcattattttatcaatgtattaatttattaatcaatatatgcatttaatagaTACTACCTATGGGCTATGATAGGAAAATAATCAGAGCAAAATGGAAAATGTTCCCTTAAAAAAGTAGTATAAATTTGCAGTCTATTGCCAatgatacaaaacaaaaaaaaaatttatataaatctgctacaatatcttattatttatttaattatttttataatttatcttacttatcttcataatatatagttattaaatagtgCTTTGAAAActtgtcataaattatttttaaaagtataagtaaaaagaaaaattaacaccttatagtaaataatatataatgcaacAAGGAGTCAAACTTAAATCAAACagtgaaaaattcaaatatttttatttgattaataaatttgaatactaaAAGATTAGAAAGTAAAATTTCTTGTATGctaagtgtttattttatatgttatgtatcattttttttcaaaattatttgaaatgtagcttttattatattatttatgcaataataatttaaaataaaaatataaagttaatttttaatgtaattatttgttttataaaatataatatgtgtaggttatagtttattatatctatatcataTTACTTTTGTTTATACTTATGCACTGATAAATATAACCGAAGTTGTCAATAGGGTGTCTCcagttttttagaaaatgactGAAGGTGCCGTGAATCAAAAAAGGTTGTGAACCTCTGctctatatagatattttccaACAATGCTCATtagataaatagaaaaattaaatataaaatatataattcacgaAGAAACAAACTCATTAGATgttgataactgataaatatattttgaactctttttatattttagataagtaaaacaaatttatttagttcatataatgaatatctataatataataataataataattcatcaataatcattaattatattatgcacataaatgtattagatACATTAAAACTCAAAATGATAAATCTTATTCATTACAATAGTGTCATTCATAAACAATCGTTATGTAATTCTTaacgacaaaataaaaataaaataaaaagaacatCCCATTGTTGTGATATTATCATCATGTATTCTGTTGAGGCCTAGGTCTAAGTATTAGTTTCCCAGAATCATCACAAGACATATTAAAATCAGCTAGTACTTGCCTTGCACGTGACGTTATTATCGATGTTGCTATGACTTTTTTATGTACACCAGTTATGAGTAATATcactaattaaaatcaaatcaaaacaatttaattatataccatttttaattattaaatatcttttaagTATTCTTACTAAGCATCATAGATGAAATGGTGAACAATAAATGATTGTACAGCGATTGAACAAATGATACTTTGGCAGTTTGTGGATCTGTTAACCAATAATAGGCACCTATTGAAGCACTTAATGTTGAAATAGCTAAAATTGctggaaaataaatatcaaatttttatattatcattgaacttatacaaataaaatgctCTTACTTCGCCATCGATTTGTTATTGGCTTGATGGAAGCAATCACCTCAGTTAGTCGCCGCTCAAAAGCTTTAAgatctataaaatttaa from Aphis gossypii isolate Hap1 chromosome 1, ASM2018417v2, whole genome shotgun sequence includes these protein-coding regions:
- the LOC114128462 gene encoding U6 snRNA phosphodiesterase 1 isoform X1 gives rise to the protein MDLIQRYSGDSDSDHDESKPKMLPVPEAIATMFDGRLYHPKPNDQPNSHQGRSRLFEHERGNWATYVYVPCPDMDLIEIIQEKLTECGLEIIEHPHISLTKTVVLQYHWIQRFINDVKSKLSTILRFTVTFGNLEVFCNENCSRTFVGFLVEPAEILSQCVDQLDKVLSDYNLQKYYEDPKFHLSVAWCLGDQSSQLKTKLKSLELEIGTCCSFKVDKLMCKTGNKKYNFDLV
- the LOC114128461 gene encoding nuclear envelope phosphatase-regulatory subunit 1 homolog — translated: MSYEQTACDDLKAFERRLTEVIASIKPITNRWRTILAISTLSASIGAYYWLTDPQTAKVSFVQSLYNHLLFTISSMMLMILLITGVHKKVIATSIITSRARQVLADFNMSCDDSGKLILRPRPQQNT
- the LOC114128462 gene encoding U6 snRNA phosphodiesterase 1 isoform X2 translates to MLPVPEAIATMFDGRLYHPKPNDQPNSHQGRSRLFEHERGNWATYVYVPCPDMDLIEIIQEKLTECGLEIIEHPHISLTKTVVLQYHWIQRFINDVKSKLSTILRFTVTFGNLEVFCNENCSRTFVGFLVEPAEILSQCVDQLDKVLSDYNLQKYYEDPKFHLSVAWCLGDQSSQLKTKLKSLELEIGTCCSFKVDKLMCKTGNKKYNFDLV